A window from Halomicrobium urmianum encodes these proteins:
- a CDS encoding anaerobic glycerol-3-phosphate dehydrogenase subunit C — protein sequence MTGEDTQDSSDGGAQDGADDPDVETDGGAVGPGDGRDDAGFAPAEPTAGEDFEPVQVFPDEETMDLRPGADDCYKCSTCDVNCPVAEVDDDFPGPKFQGPEQWRLKQNEEDYDVDESITSCSNCMRCDDACPSGVPLSQMHNEARGEFVREEMSLLSPKYWRNRILANYRVSAQVASVVPRLANAAMNFGPARWVMEKTLGVTSEREFPEFAEQTFREWWTARGGAAASRQNAREARQRRGDPVDADRRVAYFHGCYANYNTPEVAKALVRVYEHFGYELVVPEQRCSGTPMFANGMLSDARRDAEVNVSSLADLVDRGYDAVCSCTSCSMAIRQEYPELFDFEGTGEVAGSTFEALEYLRINEDLRGELADASVDGFDDLAYHAPCHARNQGLSRQAVELFRELDGVAVEDVGDSCSGISGTYGWKAEKYDVSMEIGEEMFEHMEDAPGETGLTECPTCSMQMEHGTGYEIRHPLEVIEEALVDDRVGV from the coding sequence ATGACTGGCGAGGACACACAGGATTCGAGTGACGGAGGCGCACAGGACGGCGCGGACGACCCCGACGTCGAGACCGACGGCGGCGCGGTCGGTCCCGGCGACGGGCGAGACGACGCCGGGTTCGCGCCCGCGGAACCGACCGCCGGCGAGGACTTCGAACCCGTCCAGGTGTTCCCGGACGAGGAGACGATGGACCTCCGGCCCGGGGCGGACGACTGCTACAAGTGCTCGACCTGCGACGTCAACTGCCCGGTCGCCGAGGTGGACGACGACTTCCCCGGCCCGAAGTTCCAGGGACCGGAGCAGTGGCGCCTCAAGCAGAACGAGGAGGACTACGACGTCGACGAGTCGATCACCTCCTGTTCGAATTGCATGCGCTGCGACGACGCCTGCCCGTCGGGCGTCCCGCTCTCCCAGATGCACAACGAGGCCCGCGGCGAGTTCGTCCGCGAGGAGATGTCGCTCCTCTCCCCGAAGTACTGGCGTAACCGGATCCTCGCCAACTACCGCGTCTCGGCGCAGGTCGCCAGCGTGGTCCCGCGGCTGGCCAACGCCGCGATGAACTTCGGGCCGGCGCGCTGGGTCATGGAGAAGACGCTGGGCGTCACCAGCGAGCGCGAGTTCCCCGAGTTCGCCGAGCAGACGTTCCGCGAGTGGTGGACCGCCCGCGGCGGCGCGGCGGCGTCCCGACAGAACGCCCGCGAGGCCCGGCAGCGTCGGGGCGACCCGGTCGACGCCGACAGACGGGTGGCCTACTTCCACGGCTGCTACGCCAACTACAACACGCCCGAGGTGGCGAAGGCGCTGGTCCGCGTCTACGAGCACTTCGGCTACGAACTCGTCGTCCCGGAGCAGCGCTGCTCGGGGACGCCGATGTTCGCCAACGGGATGCTATCGGACGCCCGTCGGGACGCCGAAGTGAACGTCTCCTCGCTGGCCGACCTCGTCGATCGTGGCTACGACGCGGTCTGCTCCTGTACCTCCTGCTCGATGGCCATCCGCCAGGAGTACCCGGAGCTGTTCGACTTCGAGGGCACCGGCGAGGTGGCCGGTAGCACCTTCGAGGCGCTGGAGTACCTCCGGATCAACGAGGACCTGCGGGGCGAACTCGCCGACGCGAGCGTCGACGGGTTCGACGACCTGGCCTACCACGCGCCCTGCCACGCCCGCAACCAGGGGCTCTCCCGACAGGCCGTCGAGCTGTTCCGCGAGCTCGACGGGGTGGCCGTCGAGGACGTCGGCGACTCCTGCTCCGGCATCTCGGGCACCTACGGCTGGAAGGCCGAGAAGTACGACGTCTCCATGGAAATCGGCGAGGAGATGTTCGAACACATGGAAGACGCCCCGGGCGAGACCGGCCTCACCGAGTGCCCGACCTGTTCGATGCAGATGGAACACGGCACCGGCTACGAGATTCGCCACCCGCTAGAAGTAATCGAGGAAGCGCTCGTCGACGACCGCGTCGGCGTCTGA
- the glpB gene encoding glycerol-3-phosphate dehydrogenase subunit GlpB, with product MAIESDVLVIGGGLAGLTAGISAAREGAHVRLITHKQSTLRQASGLVDVLGYVDGEPVADPFAAVPDLPADHPYRIVGESGVREGLALFDDVTDYRGDHTDRNALVPTHGGTVKPTARYPASAAAGLASDDRDALLVGFETLVDFDAPLAADHLGAAGAPFAADGATVRFPGDLRPDAKVTRYAHLLDENRPVDVDGRRLPACEALAERVRPHLDGHERVGFPAVLGDDDPAAVRAALAAELGADVFEVPMGPPSLPGLRLADRLYDALDEAGASLETGVPVVDHEGGDRIERVLVDRKGATVPYAADQYVLATGGLVGKGVESDRGGVREPVFDCRVPHPADRYDWFEDGVFGDHAFARFGVDPDGELRPTDERGDPEFENVRAAGSVLGGYDFPAEKSGAGVSLATGRSAGVLATEAL from the coding sequence ATGGCGATTGAGTCCGACGTCCTCGTGATCGGCGGCGGCCTCGCGGGGCTCACGGCCGGCATCTCGGCCGCGCGCGAGGGCGCCCACGTGCGACTGATCACCCACAAGCAGAGCACGCTCAGGCAGGCCTCCGGGCTCGTCGACGTGCTCGGCTACGTCGACGGCGAGCCGGTGGCGGATCCCTTCGCGGCCGTTCCCGACCTCCCCGCGGACCACCCCTATCGGATCGTCGGCGAGTCCGGCGTCCGCGAGGGACTCGCGCTGTTCGACGACGTCACCGACTACCGCGGCGACCACACCGACCGGAACGCCCTGGTCCCGACCCACGGCGGGACGGTCAAACCGACGGCGCGGTACCCGGCGAGCGCGGCGGCCGGGCTGGCCTCGGACGACCGGGACGCCCTGCTCGTGGGCTTCGAGACGCTGGTCGACTTCGACGCCCCGCTGGCCGCCGACCACCTCGGAGCGGCCGGCGCGCCCTTCGCGGCCGACGGCGCAACCGTGCGCTTCCCCGGGGACCTCAGGCCGGACGCGAAGGTGACGCGCTACGCCCACCTGCTGGACGAGAATCGACCGGTCGACGTTGACGGCCGGCGGCTCCCCGCCTGCGAGGCCCTCGCCGAACGCGTCCGGCCGCACCTCGACGGCCACGAGCGGGTCGGGTTTCCGGCGGTCCTCGGCGACGACGACCCCGCCGCCGTCCGGGCCGCGCTGGCAGCGGAACTCGGTGCGGACGTGTTCGAGGTCCCCATGGGACCGCCGTCGTTGCCGGGCCTGCGCCTGGCTGACCGCCTGTACGACGCGCTCGACGAGGCGGGTGCGAGCCTCGAGACCGGCGTCCCCGTCGTCGACCACGAGGGCGGCGACCGAATCGAGCGCGTGCTCGTCGACCGCAAGGGCGCGACGGTTCCCTACGCGGCCGACCAGTACGTCCTCGCGACTGGCGGCCTCGTCGGCAAGGGCGTCGAGTCCGACCGCGGGGGCGTGCGCGAACCGGTGTTCGACTGCCGCGTTCCCCACCCCGCCGACCGGTACGACTGGTTCGAGGACGGCGTCTTCGGCGACCACGCGTTCGCCCGCTTCGGCGTCGATCCGGACGGCGAACTGCGGCCGACCGACGAGCGCGGCGACCCCGAGTTCGAGAACGTGCGCGCCGCCGGGAGCGTGCTCGGCGGCTACGACTTCCCGGCCGAGAAGTCCGGTGCCGGCGTGTCGCTGGCGACGGGCCGCTCGGCCGGCGTACTGGCGACGGAGGCACTATGA
- a CDS encoding Cdc6/Cdc18 family protein yields the protein MDIEARIKRRQRRDGQPRLIRDYESLSPVAHVDEPSDRGPVLERLLDHLDPVFDGSLPPNAYLYGPAGAGKSAVVTALFAELERLCGDRGSVIHTSTRAATRAAPRFVYVDGRSTASEFEFYHAVLDALVEGTVPEHGISTDELRDRLHDVLGASPGAVVAVDHVDGPGTAGADELIDRFASLPSNVSWLAVGRADPDDVALTRYTASAVQVDPYRRQALVDLLMARMSAGLARRAVDHALARRVAEWADGNAHDALAVVFVAADRADRAGRSALGDDDVAEAIEEVPEPCVSLGRVFALPDNRLVVLRKLVDLDADDRASVTATTEAVSSDPDVDLSPGTVKRFLYEMAEIGVVERVQSEEWDGRGRPPSRVELRFPPTAFRRLYDLQQ from the coding sequence ATGGACATCGAAGCGAGAATCAAGCGACGCCAGCGCCGGGACGGCCAGCCGCGCCTGATCCGGGACTACGAGTCGCTGTCGCCCGTCGCCCACGTCGACGAGCCCTCGGACCGCGGTCCCGTCCTCGAGCGCCTCCTCGATCACCTCGATCCGGTGTTCGACGGGTCGCTCCCGCCGAACGCGTACCTGTACGGACCCGCGGGTGCCGGGAAGTCCGCCGTCGTCACGGCCCTGTTCGCCGAGCTCGAACGACTGTGCGGCGACCGGGGCTCGGTGATCCACACCAGCACCCGCGCGGCGACCCGGGCGGCCCCGCGGTTCGTCTACGTCGACGGGCGGTCGACGGCGAGCGAGTTCGAGTTCTACCACGCGGTCCTCGACGCCCTCGTCGAGGGGACGGTTCCCGAGCACGGGATCAGCACCGACGAGCTCCGCGACCGGTTGCACGACGTGCTGGGAGCGTCACCCGGAGCCGTCGTCGCCGTCGATCACGTCGACGGGCCCGGGACCGCCGGGGCCGACGAGCTGATCGACCGCTTCGCGAGCCTGCCGAGCAACGTGAGCTGGCTCGCCGTCGGGCGGGCCGATCCCGACGACGTGGCGCTGACCAGGTACACGGCGTCGGCCGTCCAGGTCGACCCGTACCGCCGACAGGCGCTGGTCGACCTCCTGATGGCGCGCATGTCGGCGGGACTCGCCCGGCGGGCGGTCGACCACGCGCTGGCGCGTCGCGTCGCCGAGTGGGCGGACGGCAACGCCCACGACGCGCTGGCGGTCGTCTTCGTCGCGGCCGACCGCGCCGACCGCGCCGGTCGGAGCGCGCTCGGTGACGACGACGTCGCCGAGGCCATCGAGGAGGTGCCCGAGCCCTGCGTCTCGCTGGGCAGGGTGTTCGCGCTCCCGGACAACAGACTGGTCGTCCTGCGCAAGCTCGTCGACCTCGACGCCGACGACCGCGCCTCGGTCACCGCGACGACCGAGGCCGTCAGCTCGGACCCCGACGTCGACCTGTCGCCGGGGACCGTCAAGCGCTTCCTCTACGAGATGGCCGAGATCGGGGTCGTCGAGCGCGTCCAGTCCGAGGAGTGGGACGGGCGCGGTCGACCGCCCAGCCGCGTCGAGCTGCGGTTCCCGCCGACGGCGTTCCGCCGGCTGTACGACCTCCAGCAGTGA
- the glpA gene encoding anaerobic glycerol-3-phosphate dehydrogenase subunit GlpA, which yields MASTPHVAVVGGGSTGTGIARDLAMRGLDVTLVEQGNLTHGTTGRMHGLLHSGGRYAVSDRSSAEECIEENRVLREIAAHCVEETGGLFVKRPEDPEEYFEEKLRGCEACGIPAEVLSGREARRREPHLAADVEKAIAVPDGAVDPFRLVVANAASAGQHGARIETHSKVTDLLVEGGEVVGVEVEHGAKSGERVHGVQSGREQIRADHVVNATGAWAGRVAEMAGLDVAVRPSKGVMTIMNVRQVDTVINHCRPKGDADIVVPHETTAILGTTDEEVSDPEDYPEEQWEVDLVIDELSELIPILAEARTIRSFWGVRPLYEPPDVGSEDPTDITRDYFLLSHADRDGVPGLTSIVGGKFTTYRMMAEEIADHVCDRFGVDADCRTADVPLPGSEDVDLLRDYMDEFGLRSPIGRRSVERLGSRADRVLRTDEPNPVLCDCEGVTRAEVRDAIDDVGTDLNAVRIRTRASMGNCQGGFCCHRLAAELHPEHGEPTVRDSWDDLLQERWKGQRHALWGRQLSQAMLNYALHATTQNRDRDPAAGGPPLDYDAFDDGPGATDGPSDGRSPTATDGGDHGD from the coding sequence ATGGCATCGACACCCCACGTCGCCGTCGTCGGCGGCGGGTCGACCGGGACGGGCATCGCCCGGGACCTCGCGATGCGCGGGCTGGACGTCACGCTCGTCGAGCAGGGGAACCTGACTCACGGGACGACCGGCCGGATGCACGGCCTGCTCCACAGCGGCGGCCGCTACGCCGTCTCGGACCGGTCCAGCGCCGAGGAGTGCATCGAGGAGAACCGCGTGCTCCGCGAGATCGCCGCCCACTGCGTCGAGGAGACGGGCGGCCTCTTCGTCAAGCGGCCCGAGGACCCCGAGGAGTACTTCGAGGAGAAACTGCGCGGCTGCGAGGCCTGTGGCATCCCCGCGGAGGTGCTCTCGGGCCGGGAGGCCCGCCGTCGCGAGCCCCACCTCGCCGCGGACGTCGAGAAGGCCATCGCCGTCCCGGACGGCGCGGTCGACCCCTTCAGGCTGGTCGTGGCCAACGCCGCGAGCGCCGGCCAGCACGGCGCCCGGATCGAGACTCACTCGAAGGTGACCGACCTGCTGGTCGAGGGCGGCGAGGTGGTCGGCGTCGAGGTCGAACACGGCGCGAAGAGCGGCGAGCGCGTCCACGGCGTCCAGTCCGGCCGAGAGCAGATCCGCGCCGACCACGTCGTCAACGCGACCGGGGCGTGGGCCGGTCGCGTCGCCGAGATGGCCGGCCTCGACGTCGCCGTGCGGCCCTCGAAGGGCGTCATGACGATCATGAACGTCCGGCAGGTCGACACGGTGATCAACCACTGCCGGCCGAAGGGCGACGCCGACATCGTCGTCCCCCACGAGACGACGGCCATCCTCGGGACCACCGACGAGGAGGTCTCTGATCCCGAGGACTACCCGGAAGAGCAGTGGGAGGTCGACCTGGTGATCGACGAGCTCTCGGAGCTGATCCCGATCCTCGCGGAGGCCCGGACGATCCGCTCGTTCTGGGGCGTCCGGCCGCTGTACGAGCCGCCGGACGTGGGCAGCGAGGACCCGACCGACATCACCCGCGACTACTTCCTGCTCTCCCACGCCGACCGCGACGGCGTCCCCGGGCTGACCTCTATCGTCGGCGGCAAGTTCACCACCTACCGCATGATGGCCGAGGAGATCGCCGACCACGTCTGCGACCGGTTCGGCGTCGACGCCGACTGCCGGACGGCCGACGTCCCGCTTCCCGGCAGCGAGGACGTCGACCTCCTCCGGGACTACATGGACGAGTTCGGCCTGCGATCGCCCATCGGCCGCCGCAGCGTCGAGCGCCTCGGCTCACGGGCCGACCGCGTGTTGCGGACGGACGAGCCCAACCCCGTCCTCTGTGACTGCGAGGGCGTCACCCGCGCGGAAGTCCGGGACGCGATCGACGACGTCGGCACCGACCTCAACGCCGTCCGGATCCGCACGCGCGCCTCGATGGGGAACTGCCAGGGCGGGTTCTGCTGTCACCGGCTGGCCGCGGAGCTCCACCCCGAGCACGGCGAACCCACGGTCCGTGACTCCTGGGACGACCTGCTACAGGAGCGCTGGAAGGGCCAGCGCCACGCCCTGTGGGGCCGGCAGCTCTCGCAGGCCATGCTCAACTACGCGCTGCACGCGACGACGCAGAACCGCGACCGCGATCCGGCCGCCGGCGGGCCGCCGCTCGACTACGACGCCTTCGACGACGGACCCGGGGCGACGGACGGACCGAGCGACGGCCGGTCGCCGACGGCGACCGACGGGGGCGACCATGGCGATTGA
- a CDS encoding ROK family protein — MAAYAGVDLGATNVRAVVGDESGRELGSSAGGTPRGPNGIAVTEAVLETLRDACEDADVAPGSIEAAGIGSIGPLDLAGGAVDNPANLPDTIDRIPLTGPVGELIDSDRVYLHNDTTAGVIGERYFSDRNPDDMVYLTISSGIGAGVCVDGCILGGWDGNVGEVGHMTIDPTGLMTCGCGAEGHWEAYCSGNNIPRYATALHREDPVPTELPVDDGDFGAAEVFAAAKRGDDFAEYVIEQVGHLNAIGIANIVNSYAPLVIYVGGAVALNNPDAVLEPIREEIPPNLMANLPDVKLTQLGDDVVVMGALASAITGGTGER, encoded by the coding sequence ATGGCCGCTTACGCAGGGGTCGACCTCGGCGCGACCAACGTCCGCGCCGTCGTCGGCGACGAGTCCGGTCGGGAACTGGGCTCGTCGGCCGGCGGGACGCCGCGTGGCCCCAACGGGATCGCCGTCACCGAGGCCGTTCTGGAGACGCTCCGGGACGCCTGTGAAGACGCCGACGTCGCGCCCGGTTCGATCGAGGCCGCCGGTATCGGTTCGATCGGTCCGCTCGACCTGGCCGGCGGCGCCGTCGACAACCCCGCGAACCTGCCCGACACCATCGACCGGATTCCGCTGACTGGCCCGGTCGGCGAACTCATCGACTCCGATCGGGTCTACCTCCACAACGACACCACCGCCGGCGTGATCGGCGAGCGCTACTTCAGCGACCGTAACCCCGACGACATGGTCTACCTGACCATCTCGTCGGGCATCGGCGCCGGCGTCTGCGTCGACGGCTGCATCCTCGGTGGCTGGGACGGCAACGTCGGCGAGGTCGGCCACATGACGATCGACCCCACCGGACTGATGACCTGTGGCTGCGGTGCCGAGGGCCACTGGGAGGCGTACTGCTCCGGGAACAACATCCCCCGCTACGCCACCGCGCTGCACCGCGAGGACCCCGTGCCCACGGAGCTCCCGGTCGACGACGGCGACTTCGGCGCGGCGGAGGTCTTCGCCGCCGCCAAGCGGGGCGACGACTTTGCCGAGTACGTCATCGAGCAGGTGGGACACCTCAACGCGATCGGCATCGCCAACATCGTCAACTCCTACGCCCCGCTGGTCATCTACGTCGGGGGCGCCGTGGCGCTGAACAATCCCGACGCGGTCCTCGAACCGATCCGCGAGGAGATCCCGCCGAACCTGATGGCGAACCTCCCCGACGTCAAGCTGACTCAGCTTGGCGACGACGTCGTCGTGATGGGCGCGCTCGCGTCGGCCATCACGGGCGGCACCGGCGAGCGATAG
- the kdgK1 gene encoding bifunctional 2-dehydro-3-deoxygluconokinase/2-dehydro-3-deoxygalactonokinase: MTDLVTFGETMLRLSPPDGERIETADQYDVHVAGAESNVATAAQRLGLDTAWTSKIPDSPPGRKVANELRSHGVTVDVVWSDEGRQGAYYLEKAEAPRGNNVIYDRQDAAVTTASTEELPVDRVESAEAFHTTGITPALSDRLEETTADLLAAAQDAGTTTSFDLNYRSKLWEPAEAREVLEDLFPDVDVLVVAERDAENVLDRSGDAESIARGLADDFGIDVTVVTRGSRGALALADGDVYEQPTFEASNAHPVGTGDSFVGGFLSQYVRGADVPDGLEYGAATAALKRSVPGDLAVVTADEVEAVIEGGTAEISR; the protein is encoded by the coding sequence GTGACTGACCTCGTCACCTTCGGGGAGACGATGCTCCGCCTCTCCCCGCCCGACGGCGAACGCATCGAGACGGCCGATCAGTACGACGTCCACGTTGCGGGGGCCGAGAGCAACGTCGCGACGGCGGCCCAGCGGCTCGGGCTGGATACCGCCTGGACGTCGAAGATTCCGGACTCGCCGCCGGGCCGGAAGGTCGCCAACGAACTCCGCAGCCACGGCGTCACCGTCGACGTCGTCTGGAGCGACGAGGGCCGGCAGGGCGCCTACTACCTCGAGAAGGCCGAAGCCCCGCGGGGCAACAACGTCATCTACGACCGGCAGGACGCCGCCGTGACGACCGCCAGCACGGAGGAGCTTCCGGTCGACCGAGTCGAGTCGGCCGAGGCCTTCCACACGACTGGCATCACGCCGGCGCTGTCCGACCGGCTCGAGGAGACGACGGCGGACCTGCTGGCCGCCGCGCAGGACGCCGGGACCACGACGTCGTTCGACCTCAACTACCGCTCGAAGCTCTGGGAGCCCGCCGAGGCCCGCGAGGTCCTCGAGGACCTGTTCCCGGACGTCGACGTCCTCGTGGTAGCCGAGCGCGACGCCGAGAACGTCCTCGACCGGAGCGGCGACGCCGAGTCCATCGCCCGCGGTCTGGCCGACGACTTCGGCATCGACGTCACAGTCGTCACGCGCGGGTCGCGCGGCGCGCTCGCGCTCGCAGACGGGGACGTGTACGAACAGCCGACGTTCGAGGCGAGCAACGCCCACCCCGTCGGCACGGGCGACTCCTTCGTCGGCGGATTCCTCTCACAGTACGTGCGGGGCGCGGACGTCCCGGACGGTCTCGAGTACGGCGCTGCGACCGCCGCGCTGAAGCGGTCGGTACCCGGCGACCTCGCCGTCGTGACCGCCGACGAGGTCGAGGCGGTCATCGAGGGCGGCACCGCCGAGATCTCGCGGTAG
- the pyk gene encoding pyruvate kinase has translation MRSAKIVCTIGPASESVETMTELAEAGMSVARLNASHGSPEHRREMIDRIREVDATTDEPVAAMLDMPGPEVRTAAIRDEIHLEEGSTVRFVEGDEATPEEVGLSVSIESVEPGDRVLLDDGRIETTVERVEDGTVYAHVESGGELGARKGVNVPGVDLDLPTITDNDRAELDVAAEKEPDFVAASFVRSGEDIYEIESEMEERGIDIPIIAKIERAGAVENLDSIVDAAYGVMVARGDLGVECPLEDVPIIQKRIIRKCNEAGVPVITATEMLDSMIESRRPTRAETSDVANAVLDGTDAVMLSGETAIGDHPVRVVETMDSIVRYIEGSDEYAETREQRVPAADNTRTDALARSARFLARDIGASAVVAASESGYTAQKAAKFRPSIPVVATTPSERVRRQLALSWGIIPVTTEYTSGGADDVIQNAVQSALDTRAAEGGDTVVVLSGMMTELEGINTANMLKVHVAAETIARGRSVVDGLVTGPIHHAPDGDLTDVPEGAVVSVPAGFEGEFAGDPESIGGLVDAHEGMTSYAAIVARELGIPMISDVDLPDVADGTVVTLDAERGVLYEDAVGERGRN, from the coding sequence ATGCGTAGCGCGAAGATCGTCTGCACGATCGGACCGGCCTCGGAGTCCGTCGAGACGATGACGGAGCTGGCCGAGGCGGGGATGTCGGTCGCGCGGCTCAACGCCAGCCACGGCTCGCCGGAGCACCGCAGGGAGATGATCGACCGCATCCGGGAGGTCGACGCGACGACCGACGAGCCCGTCGCGGCGATGCTGGACATGCCCGGTCCCGAGGTCCGGACGGCGGCGATCCGCGACGAGATCCACCTCGAGGAGGGGTCGACGGTCCGGTTCGTCGAGGGCGACGAGGCGACCCCCGAGGAGGTCGGGCTCTCGGTGTCGATCGAGTCCGTCGAACCGGGCGACCGCGTGCTGCTGGACGACGGGCGCATCGAGACGACCGTCGAGCGCGTCGAGGACGGGACCGTCTACGCACACGTCGAGAGCGGCGGCGAACTCGGGGCCCGGAAGGGCGTCAACGTCCCCGGCGTCGACCTGGACCTGCCGACGATCACCGACAACGACAGGGCGGAACTGGACGTGGCCGCCGAGAAGGAGCCCGACTTCGTCGCGGCCTCGTTCGTCCGCTCGGGCGAGGACATCTACGAGATCGAGTCGGAGATGGAGGAGCGGGGCATCGACATCCCGATCATCGCCAAGATCGAGCGCGCGGGCGCGGTCGAGAACCTCGACTCCATCGTCGACGCCGCCTACGGCGTGATGGTCGCCCGCGGCGACCTCGGGGTGGAGTGTCCCCTCGAGGACGTCCCGATCATCCAGAAGCGGATCATCCGGAAGTGCAACGAGGCGGGCGTGCCGGTCATCACGGCCACGGAGATGCTCGACTCGATGATCGAGTCGCGCCGACCGACCCGCGCCGAGACCTCCGACGTGGCCAACGCCGTCCTCGACGGGACGGACGCGGTCATGCTCTCCGGGGAGACGGCCATCGGCGACCACCCGGTCCGCGTCGTCGAGACGATGGACAGCATCGTCCGCTACATCGAGGGCAGCGACGAGTACGCGGAGACCCGTGAGCAGCGCGTGCCCGCTGCCGACAACACGCGGACCGACGCGCTGGCCCGCTCGGCCCGCTTCCTGGCGCGGGACATCGGCGCCTCCGCGGTCGTCGCCGCCTCCGAGTCCGGCTACACCGCCCAGAAGGCGGCCAAGTTCCGGCCGTCGATCCCCGTGGTCGCGACCACGCCCAGCGAGCGGGTCCGCCGGCAGCTCGCCCTGAGCTGGGGCATCATCCCGGTGACGACGGAGTACACCAGCGGGGGCGCCGACGACGTCATCCAGAACGCCGTCCAGTCGGCGCTGGACACGCGCGCCGCCGAGGGCGGGGACACCGTCGTCGTCCTCTCGGGCATGATGACCGAGCTGGAGGGGATCAACACGGCCAACATGCTGAAGGTCCACGTCGCCGCCGAGACCATCGCCCGGGGTCGGTCCGTCGTCGACGGCCTCGTCACAGGCCCGATCCACCACGCGCCGGACGGCGACCTGACCGACGTGCCCGAGGGCGCGGTCGTCTCGGTCCCCGCGGGCTTCGAGGGTGAGTTCGCCGGCGACCCCGAGTCGATCGGCGGCCTCGTCGACGCTCACGAGGGCATGACGAGCTACGCCGCCATCGTCGCGCGCGAACTGGGGATCCCGATGATCTCCGACGTCGACCTGCCGGACGTGGCCGACGGCACCGTCGTCACGCTCGACGCCGAGCGGGGCGTCCTCTACGAGGACGCCGTCGGTGAGCGGGGCCGGAACTGA
- the glpK gene encoding glycerol kinase GlpK: protein MTDTYVGAIDQGTTGTRFMVFDHGGQVVANAYEKHEQIYPEPGWVEHDPLEIWENTTAVVTDALESAGIDAEQLEAVGITNQRETTLVWDADTGKPVHNALVWQDRRTTDRVEQLQEADKVAWIREKTGLEADAYFSATKVEWLLDNAEPLKLTASRGEDVRERAEAGDLLMGTIDSWLVYNLTGNHVTDVTNASRTMLYDIHEMAWDEELLAEFGVPEAMLPEVRPSSDEEYYGTTDPDGFLGAEVPVAGALGDQQAALFGQTCFDRGDAKNTYGTGSFYLTNTGEEAVESDHGLLTTIGFQRSGEPVQYALEGSIFITGAAVEWLEDVDLINNAAQTAELARSVDSTDGVYLVPAFTGLGAPHWDGRARGTIVGMTRGTRKEHIVRATLESIAYQTRDVAEAMEADAGVETTELRVDGGAVKNDFLCQLQADILQTRIVRPEVDETTALGSAYAAGLAVGYWDSVDELRENWQVDREFEPQRDAAEVDAKYERWGEAVERARDWAREE, encoded by the coding sequence ATGACGGACACATACGTCGGCGCCATCGATCAGGGGACGACCGGTACCCGGTTCATGGTCTTCGACCACGGGGGCCAGGTCGTCGCGAACGCGTACGAGAAACACGAACAGATCTACCCGGAGCCCGGATGGGTCGAGCACGATCCCCTCGAGATCTGGGAGAACACGACGGCGGTCGTGACCGACGCCCTCGAGAGCGCGGGTATCGACGCCGAGCAACTCGAGGCGGTGGGGATCACCAACCAGCGCGAGACGACGCTGGTCTGGGACGCGGACACCGGCAAGCCGGTCCACAACGCCCTGGTCTGGCAGGACCGCCGGACCACGGATCGCGTCGAGCAACTGCAGGAGGCGGACAAGGTCGCGTGGATCCGTGAGAAGACCGGCCTGGAGGCGGACGCGTACTTCTCGGCCACGAAGGTCGAGTGGCTCCTCGACAACGCCGAGCCGCTCAAGCTGACTGCCTCGCGGGGCGAGGACGTCCGCGAGCGCGCCGAGGCCGGCGACCTCCTGATGGGGACGATCGACTCGTGGCTCGTCTACAACCTGACCGGGAACCACGTCACCGACGTGACTAACGCCTCCCGGACCATGCTGTACGACATCCACGAGATGGCGTGGGACGAGGAGCTACTGGCGGAGTTCGGCGTCCCCGAAGCGATGCTCCCCGAGGTCCGACCCTCCTCCGACGAGGAGTACTACGGCACGACCGACCCCGATGGTTTCCTGGGCGCCGAGGTCCCCGTCGCGGGGGCGCTGGGCGACCAGCAGGCCGCCCTGTTCGGCCAGACCTGCTTCGACCGCGGCGACGCCAAGAACACCTACGGCACGGGGTCGTTCTACCTGACCAACACCGGCGAGGAGGCCGTCGAGTCCGATCACGGCCTGCTGACGACGATCGGCTTCCAGCGCTCGGGCGAACCAGTCCAGTACGCGCTGGAGGGTTCCATCTTCATCACCGGCGCCGCCGTCGAGTGGCTCGAGGACGTCGACCTCATCAACAACGCGGCCCAGACGGCCGAGCTGGCCCGCAGCGTCGACTCCACCGACGGCGTCTACCTCGTCCCCGCGTTCACCGGGCTGGGCGCTCCCCACTGGGACGGTCGCGCCCGCGGGACCATCGTCGGGATGACCCGCGGCACGCGGAAGGAACACATCGTCCGGGCGACGCTGGAGTCCATCGCCTACCAGACCCGGGACGTCGCGGAGGCGATGGAGGCCGACGCCGGCGTCGAGACCACCGAGCTCCGGGTCGACGGCGGCGCTGTCAAGAACGACTTCCTCTGTCAGCTCCAGGCCGACATCCTCCAGACGAGGATCGTGCGCCCCGAGGTCGACGAGACGACCGCGCTCGGGTCGGCCTACGCCGCCGGCCTCGCGGTCGGCTACTGGGACTCCGTGGACGAACTGCGGGAGAACTGGCAGGTCGACCGCGAGTTCGAACCCCAGCGGGACGCCGCCGAGGTCGACGCCAAGTACGAGCGCTGGGGCGAGGCCGTCGAGCGGGCCAGGGACTGGGCGCGGGAGGAGTAG